The window ggggcacccaagggtgcagAGCTGCATCCTTAGGCTGTGGCCATCAAAGGCTGCCAGACACTTTTCCCGCCTGCCCCATGGAGACACTGCTGAGCCCTGgcaggggacaggctgggcaagcACAGGCAGAGACCTGAGCTCTCAGGTGCAGAGCATGACTCCAAGCCCAGCCTGATCTCCCTCAGGAAAGCACCATGGGGTCTTCAGGCTCACAGACACCTACAGCCCCATGGAGAGAAAATTCAGAGGTGACCAGCACTGGGGAGCACCCCAGGGACATGTCAAACTCCAAGTGTTCAGCAGAGCCCAGGGGGCAAGCCCCAAACCCAGCCAAGTGCTCACCTGTTCTTTCTGCTAACAGATTGAAGCTGAGGACCAGGAGCTGGCAACCTTTTGCGGCAGGGAGACGACAGACACAGAGCAGGCTCCCGGCCAGCAAGTAATCCTGTCCCCGGGGCCCTACATGGGGCTTACGTTCAGGTCTGACTTCTCCAACGAGGAACGCTTCACTGGTTTCGACGCCCATTACACCGCCGTGGGTAAGCAGCGGTTAAGCCTGCAGGACCAGCTTGCTAGGGTGGCATAACAAATTTGCTAGGATCACATCCCAGGCCAGCTTTGGGGACCTTAGCAAGAGAAGTCCTTGTGTGCAGCCCTTGGGCAATATAGGACCCACTGGGTGCTCGTGTGACCCAGCATGTGGGACAACTAATTTCTCAGTGTTGTAGCAAATGTCTCCACAAGGAGTGATGTGTGGGGCACTGCAGGGTGACCTCCCTTCCTTGTTATCTCCGTCCCAGATGTGGATGAGTGCCTGGAGAAAAGTGACGAGGAGCTGGCATGTGACCACTACTGCCACAACTACATCGGCGGGTACTACTGCTCCTGCAGGTTTGGCTACATCCTCCACTCCGACAACAGGACCTGCAAAGGTACCACCAAGCACCACTCGGATGTGGGGACGGTCACACAGAGGGGTCCCTGAGCAGGCAACAGACCTACCATACACAGGCAAAACTGCCCTGTCTTGCTGCCAGGAGGGACGAGGTGCCTCTTGCCCTACAAACCAATAGCCTGAGACTGGAGTGTGCCCAAGGCCCACAGTCCTCTTGTGTGGGAAGAAGATGTGTTTTCTCCCATGGGCTATGCTCCTCAGCTAAGCCCTATAGACCTCCTCAAGTCAGAGAAATGAAAGGGTTTAGTCTCTGCTCATGTACTCTGCATCATGTAGATTAGCTGGGATTAGCTTTCAGCCCAGGACCCTCTATGCCATAGGCATTTTTGGAGGTTGACTATGTGAGGTTCTCCTTGTATGGATCCATATTCAGGGGCTCCTGAGTGTGGTCAGGGCTGGGATGTGGCTGGCAGGGCCCTAAGAGAGCCATGGCTGTGTTTCAGTGGAGTGCAGCGACAACCTCTACACCCAGAGGAGCGGGGTGGTGGCCAGCGCCGACTTCCCCAGCCCTTATCCCAAGAGCTCGGATTGCCTGTACCGCATCGAACTGGAGGAGGGTTTCTTCATCACACTGAGCTTTGAGGACAGCTTCGATGTGGAGGACCACCCTGAGGTGACCTGTCCTTATGACTACATCAAGGTGAGCTGGGCTCTGCACACTCCTCCTGTCCTGCTCTCCTGTTGTTAACCCAGTGCCCTGGTGATGGGACCAAAATGGCCTCAGTCTAACTGGGGGTGGTGAAGCCAGCAGGATCCCTGTGCTCAATTGAACCCATGTCTCTCACCACATCTAATTTTCACCTTCTTAGCCAATGGTGACCCTCTTTCAGTTCACATCCCCCGCAACACATGGTTCTTAAGCCCCATCCATCAGCTGCAGGGTGAAGCAATCCTCAGGGATCAAGGATCCCCCCTCAAGCCACCTGCTCTTCTTTCCCTTGACAGATCAAAGCTGGCCGTAGGGAGTTTGGCCCTTTCTGTGGAGAGAAGTCCCCGGGACGCATTGAAACCCAGACCAACAGCGTGCAGATCCTCTTCCATAGTGACAACTCAGGAGAGAACAGGGGCTGGAAGCTGTCGTACACAGCAATTGGTAactcctgctgctttcctccaTTTGCTGGGCTTGGGCAATGGGAAGGGCTTTATAAACCCTGCAGGTGGAGACCATGAGTTTGGTGGTCCATGATCCCTTCTCCAGAAAGTGTCTGTCCCAGAAATCACAAGAGAGCAATAAGATAACATGGAGCCCTTCCATCAAAGGGTGCTTTTTTACCTATGCCAGATGGGCCCTAAAACAAGACCACATTGCAAAGcagtgcagttttgggcaggaTAATTGCAAAAGCTACTGTTATTAGCTCCCAGCCTTGTAATGCCCAAAGCCAGGAGAAGCCCAGGACTGGGAGAAAGACCTGGATCCTTCACTCCTAAAAGAGCCTGGCTGAGCCATGTTAGTGTAGGTTAATAGcaagagcagggcagggatgcTCAGACCCTGCTACAAGAGCtgggtggcagagctgggactcTCCATTTCCTCCATTAATTCagctgagttttctttttcttcatttgctttttattcaaagGAAACCCATGCCCACTGGTGCAACCGCCAATCAATGGGAAAATTGAGCCTTCCCAAGCCAAGTACACCTTCAAAGACCAAGTTGTCATCAGCTGCAACACTGGATACAAAGTACTGAAGGTACGGGGTGACTGTGTGGAGCTGGGCATCTGGGTAGGAAAGGGGGGATCCTTCCTCCCAAAGCCATTGCATTTCTGGGACAACGAACACAACCCACACACCatcctcccccccttcccagggGCAAGGAAAAAGCCTGAGAGCCACCaaatttcctttccaaagacacagaggaagagaggagatgGCACTTTCCCAAGCCACCCTCTCAGCATCCCTCCGGAGCTGGCCAGCTCACAGGATGCCAAGCTTGGCACTTCTGCCAGAGAAAAAGTCAGCAAAAGCCCCGGGGGAgctgccagggctctgcctgcttcCCACCTCGGTGGGCGCTGGCTCAGCTTCCCGGGCAGCCCCGCAGAAGCCAGCCTCCACAGTCTGGGAGGTCCTCCGGGACTTTGGGACAGCTTCAGCAAGTCAAGGGGACCGGGATTTTGGCAGGCCCTCTCCAGGAAACAGCTGAGAACTGGGTGACTCACGGGGTGGCTGTCTTCCCTCCAAACCAGCAGCCCGCTTTGACTTCCGACATGGAGCTGGGTATTTCTCTGATCTCCTCCCAGCCTCATCCTTCACGCAGAGCTGCCTCCTTACCCGTCCCAGCACCTACAACAGGAATAAATTACTCCAGTTCTTTTGCATTCAGCATGTCACTGAGTTGCTGGCAACAATAACATTAAAGTTTTTGTTATGATTTTATCTCAGTTTTTAGCTAGAAAAGTCCTCTTCCAGGGGGTCTGGATATATCTTGACTAAATCAtcaagaaatttattttttatggagAGAGGACTTTCCTTGCCTTGTACACTGATTGTGGTTTTTGCTGGCATCTTCTGCATAGGATAACCTGGAAAGCGACTCCTTCCAGATTGAATGTCTAAAGGACGGGACCTGGAGCAACAAGATCCCTATCTGCAAAAGTAAGGACAACCTTCCCCACCCTGCCAAtgtccttttcctgctgaaatcatTTCATGCTAAAGGGAGCTGCCCTGCCAGAGCGGAGTTCCTTACTCAGAGACACAAACTCAGCCAGAGAGGCTACGTAACTCTGCAAAGCTCTTTTGGCTTGTTCTTGGATAACGTAACGGGGCTCGCTCCAAATGCCACAAGCAGGAGGTTGGTGCTTTTATTTAGATTACTCATATAACTTGATTTGCGAGCTGCTTTGCTGTCTCCCTGTCAAAGAAAGAGCAACTCTGGCTCTTGAGAGCTGGCTGTGTTGGATAAATCTGGGACAGTTTGGGATAATCTGGTTCCTGATCCAAATTTCCTTCCCAATGCAGGCTACTAAGACCCAGGGCATTAGAGAGGGCCCAGGTactaacctgggcactgctcAGCTAagtgaaaagggaaagaaaaattgccCAGATATTTAGAAACTCTAAAATGGGAGAAAataggagaagaaaggagatgcCATTTGAAAGGACTGGTGATGATTTGCCTCATGTCTTCTTTCATCTAACCCAGCTCCTCTCTCAGCTCAGGCTTAGGAGATGTACGTGATAataccttttccctttcccccaaaCACCCCCAGCCCTCGGGGGGGGCTCTCACTGCTGCTCAGTCTGCTGTAAGGCTGGcccagagaggagaaaagcagcaaacaccCTCAGAGAAGGTCCCAAGACCTTCCGGGAGAGGCAGGATGAGATGCTGTCGAGGGATGTTGGGATCCAGGCTCTCCCCATCTGGGcagatcctttttcttttaatgatacTGTGGCTCTTACCTTAGAAGAGTATTTCTGGAGtttaaattcatgttttctcactcaaaatggaaaatgggagGCTCTCAGACCTGCTAAATAGATTCATATCTGAAAGGGCTCGTTAGAAAGTGGGGGGTCAGTGATGCCTCTGCCCGACCAAGGAACTccccactcctaccagtttcaCTACCACAGTCTCCCACTCATTTTATCCAGCTTGAGCAAAGATCAGATAAAAACTGGTGTtgcctaataaaaaaaaagaacaaaaatctaggtaaatatttttgacacccaaaagtattattttttggAGAAAATTGAAATGATAACCTGCATTATTCCAGCCAGGCTGGAATTAGTCTTTTCTTGTGTGATATGACTCACTACACTAAATTTCTAAGACTTTTTTTGGAGAGCCAAGAAGCCCCTAAATGGGCAATTCAGGCCTCCAAACTGCAAtgcctcccacctccccaggaTGtctgggagaggcagggcaTGAGCAAAAACGGTTTTAGAAAGCAatgcagaaaatagaaaacttcTCAGCCAAGGTGGATAAAATCCAGCTCCGTGGCCTGGCGAGGCTAAACTCAACCCTGTGACAGCTTCTCCCTGTCGCTGTCCCCAGGTCGCCCCGGCCGAGCAGAGCAAGCAAGTGTCCAGCGCGGCCACGGCTCTGCCAGCATCCGTGGCACCCTGGCACAGCTGGCTGGGTGCTCATTAACGATTTCTGGtgttttgggggctgggtttccTGCATGCCTCTCTCTGCTCATCTACTAATtgggctttctctctctgctctcctccttcccctctgctttcGGTGCAGCTGCAGATAGAGCCGACAACCAGACAGAGGGAAGAGCCGGCTCGGAGCAAGTGGCCGCGTGAGGCTGGCACTGGCCGCGCCGCCCCGACGGGCAGCCTGTCTCGATGCCCCTCTCTGATCTGTCCGGTACCCAGGGCAGGTCCCCTTTGCCCCTGGCCCGGCTGCCAAAAACATCTCCGTGGCTTGTCTAACCGGCATGGCACTCTTAACCCCTCCGCGCCTGGTGCTTTCTTAACTCCGTCtggagaagggggaaggaaattTGGAGTCGAGACCCCCTTTCCTACTGCCGCGCCGCCCCATGGGAAGggtgcctgcccagccctggcaccgCTGCCAGGGGACCAGgcgctgctgccagctcccggCACGTCCTTCACATCCCTCCCTCTCCGCTCGGATGCCTCAGCCCAGCTCGGCTCCCCCTCCAAGGCGGTGGTTGCGCAAGGAGCACGGCATGGCCGccttgttgtttgtttgtttgtttggattcagcctcctgctgcccttCCTCCCTGGCCCAGTGTCACAAATAAGAAAcactccttcctctcctctctacAAGCATCCTGGCGCCTTTCAGACCCTCTGGGCAAGGAGGCCTGGAGGATAGGTTGGCATCACCAGCTCTTTCCTGCAGGCACCAAGCCCTGGCACCGGCGCGGGGGGATGGATGCTCCTCCGCCTCCCCTTTGCTCCCCATTGCTGGCCCAGCAGAGGTGAGGACAGGCTGGTCTCAGGCTGGTTGCAGCTAAAAGAGGTCAGAACCCAGTGTATGGCCCGATCCATGTCACAAGAGCCCCAGGCATACACTCCCGGCTCCCTGAGGCATTGGGGGCTTCACTGGGAGGATGCTGGGATGTGGACCagaggctgggagaggtggAGGAGGTGCTCAGTCCAGCTCTGGTCCTACAAAGATGGAGATACTAAATGGCCCCTCACCCTTTCAGCAGGATCCAGGACACTGGTGGGGCAACACCTTTGTGCAAGAGCCCATTCTCCAGGCATCAGGCCTGCCCCAGGCCCATGGGACAcacagggaggggacaggctgTGCGGGCCAGTgggtgctgccctgcagccGTAAACaaccccagagcagctgtgcaaGGCAGGCTGGTCCCCCAACATCtattccttcctccctgcaaGTCCCAGGATCCGCCAGCACCTTTAAGGTCCCCCGGTTGCTGACACCGTGGCACAGGAGCACTGTGTGCCCAAGCACTATGGGAAGAGAGCAGGAAAGCTCAGGCCAGCTGGAGACCTCCAGGGCTGGTGAGAGGGg of the Grus americana isolate bGruAme1 chromosome 9, bGruAme1.mat, whole genome shotgun sequence genome contains:
- the MASP1 gene encoding mannan-binding lectin serine protease 1 isoform X3; protein product: MWGTVAGRGRRDLHGKCQTTPDAHTHRRTHAHKSPDRDKADSGAFGRRQSRPPQTNQQSSATNPPANPPGSKMRYPLTWFFCALLLYAADAIELTDMFGEIHSPNFPDSYPSDSEVTWNISVPDGFKIKLYFMHFDLESSYLCEYDYVKIEAEDQELATFCGRETTDTEQAPGQQVILSPGPYMGLTFRSDFSNEERFTGFDAHYTAVDVDECLEKSDEELACDHYCHNYIGGYYCSCRFGYILHSDNRTCKVECSDNLYTQRSGVVASADFPSPYPKSSDCLYRIELEEGFFITLSFEDSFDVEDHPEVTCPYDYIKIKAGRREFGPFCGEKSPGRIETQTNSVQILFHSDNSGENRGWKLSYTAIGNPCPLVQPPINGKIEPSQAKYTFKDQVVISCNTGYKVLKDNLESDSFQIECLKDGTWSNKIPICKIADCKAPPELEHGFVTFSSRNNLTTYRAAIQYHCQHPYYHMAPNSTATYTCDASGVWRSEELGTKLPSCRPGVQVILD
- the MASP1 gene encoding mannan-binding lectin serine protease 1 isoform X2; the encoded protein is MWGTVAGRGRRDLHGKCQTTPDAHTHRRTHAHKSPDRDKADSGAFGRRQSRPPQTNQQSSATNPPANPPGSKMRYPLTWFFCALLLYAADAIELTDMFGEIHSPNFPDSYPSDSEVTWNISVPDGFKIKLYFMHFDLESSYLCEYDYVKIEAEDQELATFCGRETTDTEQAPGQQVILSPGPYMGLTFRSDFSNEERFTGFDAHYTAVDVDECLEKSDEELACDHYCHNYIGGYYCSCRFGYILHSDNRTCKVECSDNLYTQRSGVVASADFPSPYPKSSDCLYRIELEEGFFITLSFEDSFDVEDHPEVTCPYDYIKIKAGRREFGPFCGEKSPGRIETQTNSVQILFHSDNSGENRGWKLSYTAIGNPCPLVQPPINGKIEPSQAKYTFKDQVVISCNTGYKVLKDNLESDSFQIECLKDGTWSNKIPICKIADCKAPPELEHGFVTFSSRNNLTTYRAAIQYHCQHPYYHMAPNSTATYTCDASGVWRSEELGTKLPSCRPAYSKSEEGEGSWEATFLEQTFGTNCALTTHDQTQDGLPQSWDSRSRELPALKMPPSLVQHGV
- the MASP1 gene encoding mannan-binding lectin serine protease 1 isoform X4; amino-acid sequence: MWGTVAGRGRRDLHGKCQTTPDAHTHRRTHAHKSPDRDKADSGAFGRRQSRPPQTNQQSSATNPPANPPGSKMRYPLTWFFCALLLYAADAIELTDMFGEIHSPNFPDSYPSDSEVTWNISVPDGFKIKLYFMHFDLESSYLCEYDYVKIEAEDQELATFCGRETTDTEQAPGQQVILSPGPYMGLTFRSDFSNEERFTGFDAHYTAVDVDECLEKSDEELACDHYCHNYIGGYYCSCRFGYILHSDNRTCKVECSDNLYTQRSGVVASADFPSPYPKSSDCLYRIELEEGFFITLSFEDSFDVEDHPEVTCPYDYIKIKAGRREFGPFCGEKSPGRIETQTNSVQILFHSDNSGENRGWKLSYTAIGNPCPLVQPPINGKIEPSQAKYTFKDQVVISCNTGYKVLKDNLESDSFQIECLKDGTWSNKIPICKTADRADNQTEGRAGSEQVAA